One window of Oncorhynchus masou masou isolate Uvic2021 chromosome 28, UVic_Omas_1.1, whole genome shotgun sequence genomic DNA carries:
- the LOC135516927 gene encoding CD209 antigen-like protein A: protein MDNDENTYANSSSFRASPREGAIYFQRWKRPSRAAVACLGLLCVLLLAGIISLSVYQRNQSTSYNNLTNERDQLQKEKENLNKKIKGRRCPEGWREFEFSCYYITNEKKTWTQSSEECQEFGADLVIINSKEEQVFIKGLYQTKNNVWIGLTDSVTEGTWKWVDGTPLTTANWGRGQPNDNNGTDQDCGEIWNRSGLWNDEKCSNKNKGICEK from the coding sequence ATGGACAATGATGAAAATACATATGCCAATTCAAGTTCCTTCAGGGCCAGCCCAAGAGAAGGAGCAATATATTTCCAGAGGTGGAAGAGACCCTCCAGAGCTGCTGTGGCGTGTCTGGGGCTGCTGTGTGTTCTCCTACTGGCTGGGATCATAAGCCTGTCTGTCTACCAGAGAAACCAATCGACcagttacaacaacctgactaacgagagagaccagctacagaaggAGAAAGAAAACCTGAACAAGAAGATCAAAGGGAGACGCTGTCCAGAAGGCTGGAGGGAGTTTGAATTCAGCTGTTACTACATCACCAATGAGAAAAAAACCTGGACTCAGAGCAGtgaagaatgccaagagtttggaGCAGATCTGGTGATCATAAACAGCAAAGAGGAACAGGTATTTATCAAAGGATTGTACCAAACAAAAAATAATGTCTGGATTGGTCTTACTGACTCAGTTACTGAAGGGACCTGGAAATGGGTGGATGGTACACCACTGACCACAGCGAATTGGGGGAGAGGGCAGCCCAACGACAACAATGGAACGGACCAGGACTGTGGGGAGATCTGGAATCGTTCAGGGTTGTGGAATGATGAGAAGTGTTCCAATAAAAATAAAGGGATCTGTGAGAAATAG
- the LOC135517068 gene encoding hepatic lectin-like — protein sequence MDNDENTYANSSSFRASPREGAIYFQRWKRPSRAAAVCLGLLCVLLLAGIISLSVYQRNQSTSYNNLTNERDQLAVTEGTWKWVDGRTTPLTTANWGRGQPNGNNGTDQDCGDFVYHPTSQGWWNDEKCSNKQNSICEK from the exons ATGGACAATGATGAAAATACATATGCCAATTCAAGTTCCTTCAGGGCCAGCCCAAGAGAAGGAGCAATATATTTCCAGAGGTGGAAGAGACCCTCCAGAGCTGCTGCAGTGTGTCTGGGGCTGCTGTGTGTTCTCCTACTGGCTGGGATCATAAGCCTGTCTGTCTACCAGAGAAACCAATCGACcagttacaacaacctgactaacgAGAGAGACCAGTTAGCAGTTACTGAAGGGACCTGGAAATGGGTGGAtg gacggACTACACCACTGACCACAGCGAATTGGGGGAGAGGGCAGCCCAACGGCAACAATGGAACAGACCAGGACTGTGGGGACTTTGTATATCATCCAACTAGTCAAGGGTGGTGGAATGATGAGAAATGTTCCAATAAACAAAATTCGATCTGTGAGAAATAG